A single Lactuca sativa cultivar Salinas chromosome 8, Lsat_Salinas_v11, whole genome shotgun sequence DNA region contains:
- the LOC111905303 gene encoding probable xyloglucan endotransglucosylase/hydrolase protein 26, protein MRSFHGLVAVAFISVIAFQSCVVNGNFYRDVYFNWGAKHAYMYNNGDNLDLVLDKTAGSGVQSYNSFLFGSIEMLIKLVPGNSAGTVTAYYLSSTGNYHDEIDFEFLGNSSGQPYTMHTNIFTQGKGNREQQFKLWFDPTADFHNYTIHWNPTAVVWFVDSIPIRVFRNYKSEGIGFPNQQGMQVYSSLWNADNWATRGGLVKIDWSCAPFMAGLKKFNARACKWEGPLSIIKCAVPTPFNWWTSRVYKQLNWDQLGKMKWVQDNYMIYNYCTDYKRFGGKMAPECYKPQY, encoded by the exons ATGAGAAGCTTCCATGGTTTGGTTGCAGTTGCATTTATCTCAGTAATCGCCTTCCAATCATGTGTTGTCAATGGAAACTTTTACAGGGATGTGTACTTCAACTGGGGTGCAAAGCATGCATATATGTATAACAATGGTGATAATCTTGATCTGGTTCTTGATAAAACTGCAG GATCTGGTGTTCAATCATACAACTCATTCCTTTTTGGAAGCATTGAAATGCTAATTAAGTTGGTTCCAGGGAACTCTGCTGGAACTGTCACAGCATATTAT CTTTCCTCTACTGGAAACTATCATGATGAGATCGATTTTGAGTTCTTAGGAAACTCATCAGGACAACCTTACACCATGCACACAAACATCTTTACCCAAGGAAAAGGCAATAGAGAGCAACAGTTTAAATTATGGTTTGACCCAACTGCTGATTTCCACAATTACACCATTCATTGGAACCCAACTGCAGTTGT GTGGTTTGTTGATAGTATACCTATTAGGGTTTTCAGAAACTACAAAAGTGAAGGAATTGGGTTCCCAAACCAACAAGGGATGCAGGTGTATTCGAGTTTGTGGAATGCTGATAACTGGGCAACGAGAGGTGGACTGGTCAAAATTGACTGGAGTTGTGCACCTTTCATGGCTGGTTTGAAGAAATTCAATGCAAGAGCTTGTAAATGGGAGGGACCTCTGAGCATTATCAAGTGTGCAGTTCCTACTCCGTTTAACTGGTGGACATCACGTGTTTACAAGCAATTGAATTGGGATCAGTTGGGGAAGATGAAGTGGGTTCAAGATAATTACATGATCTATAACTACTGCACAGATTACAAACGATTTGGTGGAAAGATGGCTCCTGAATGCTACAAGCCACAATACTAA